A single region of the Melopsittacus undulatus isolate bMelUnd1 chromosome 10, bMelUnd1.mat.Z, whole genome shotgun sequence genome encodes:
- the MATN4 gene encoding matrilin-4: MWSHRAMMKLLPIVPLLLLLLTMLEARPKPAALKCRTGPLDIVFVIDSSRSVRPFEFETMRRFMIDIIGSLDVGPNATRVGVIQYSSQVQNIFSLKTFFTRADMEKAINSIVPLAQGTMTGLAIQYAMNVAFTTQEGARPLHKKIPRIAIIVTDGRPQDRVTEVATQARNAGIEIYAVGIQRADMNSLRAMASPPLEEHVFLVESFELIQQFGKQFQDKLCGVDMCMGQEHGCQHSCISTPGSFYCECNPGYRLNVDGKTCSFIDACADGRHGCQHQCISVRGSYTCHCRAGYYLHQNKKSCTMIDYCSFGNHSCQHECVSIPNGHYCRCRSGFTLQPDGRSCRATDLCNGVDHGCEFKCVSMEGSYRCVCPEGQQLQADGKACSKCGTGHVDLVMVIDGSKSVRPQNFELVKQFVNRIVDLLEVSPHGTRVGLVQYSSRVRTEFPLNKYHSADEIKKAVMEVEYMEKGTMTGLALKHMVEHSFSELEGARPLSHNIPRIGLVFTDGRSQDDISEWARRAKESGIVMFAVGVGKAVEEELRAIASEPVEQHFSYSADFTTMTHLVENFKLNICPEEGKGEMEIRSPCECEALVQFQTNTVAILQSLTEKIAQMTARLEDLEKQIAKKK; encoded by the exons ccctgaaGTGCAGGACAGGTCCGCTGGACATCGTGTTTGTGATCGACAGCTCCCGCAGCGTGCGCCCCTTCGAGTTCGAGACAATGCGGCGGTTCATGATAGACATCATCGGCAGCCTGGACGTGGGCCCCAACGCCACCCGGGTGGGGGTGATCCAGTACTCCAGCCAGGTGCAGAACATCTTCTCCCTCAAGACCTTCTTCACGCGGGCGGACATGGAGAAGGCCATCAACAGCATCGTCCCGCTGGCCCAGGGCACCATGACGGGGCTGGCCATCCAGTACGCCATGAACGTGGCCTTCACCACGCAGGAGGGCGCGCGCCCTCTGCACAAGAAGATCCCCCGCATCGCCATCATCGTGACGGATGGACGGCCACAGGACCGTGTCACCGAGGTGGCCACCCAGGCCCGGAACGCTGGCATTGAGATCTACGCCGTGGGCATCCAGCGGGCAGACATGAACTCACTGCGTGCCATGGCCTCGCCGCCGCTGGAGGAGCATGTCTTCCTGGTGGAGTCCTTCGAGCTCATCCAGCAGTTTGGGAAGCAGTTCCAGGACAAGCTCTGCG GGGTGGACATGTGCATGGGACAGGAGCatggctgccagcacagctgcatcAGCACCCCTGGCTCCTTCTACTGTGAATGCAATCCAGGCTACAGGCTCAATGTGGACGGAAAGACCTGTTCCT tcATTGATGCGTGTGCAGACGGGAGACACGGCTGTCAACACCAGTGCATCAGCGTTCGTGGGTCGTACACGTGCCACTGCCGTGCAGGTTACTACCTCCACCAGAACAAGAAGAGCTGCACCA TGATCGATTACTGCAGCTTCGGAAACCACAGCTGCCAGCACGAGTGTGTGAGCATCCCCAATGGGCACTACTGCCGCTGCCGCAGCGGGTTCACACTGCAGCCTGACGGCAGGTCCTGCAGAG CCACTGACCTCTGCAATGGGGTGGATCATGGCTGCGAGTTCAAGTGTGTGAGCATGGAGGGCTCCTACCGCTGTGTGTGCCCTGagggccagcagctccaggccgATGGCAAGGCGTGCAGCA AGTGCGGGACTGGACATGTTGACCTGGTGATGGTGATTGATGGTTCCAAGAGTGTCCGGCCCCAGAACTTTGAGCTGGTGAAGCAGTTTGTGAACCGCATCGTGGACCTGCTGGAGGTGTCCCCGCATGGCACGCgtgtggggctggtgcagtACTCCAGCCGCGTCCGCACCGAGTTCCCCCTCAACAAGTACCACAGCGCGGATGAGATCAAGAAGGCGGTGATGGAGGTGGAGTACATGGAGAAAGGCACCATGACAGGCCTTGCCCTCAAGCACATGGTggagcacagcttctctgagctgGAAGGTGCCAGGCCTCTCTCCCACAACATCCCCAGAATCGGGCTCGTCTTCACCGATGGGCGCTCCCAGGATGACATCTCTGAATGGGCCAGGAGAGCAAAGGAGTCAG GGATTGTTATGTTTGCTGTGGGTGTTGGTAAGGCTGTGGAAGAGGAGCTGAGAGCAATTGCCTCCGAGCCCGTGGAGCAACACTTCTCCTACTCAGCAGACTTCACCACCATGACCCACCTCGTGGAGAACTTCAAGCTGAACATCTGCCCAG AGGAAGGCAAAGGGGAGATGGAGATCCGCAGCCCCTGTGAGTGTGAAGCGCTGGTGCAGTTCCAGACAAACACCGTGGCCATCCTGCAGAGCCTGACTGAGAAAA TTGCTCAGATGACAGCCAGACTTGAAGACTTGGAAAAGCAGATTGCCAAGAAGAAGTGA